One Microbacter margulisiae genomic window carries:
- a CDS encoding methyltransferase domain-containing protein yields MAEWDSTQYLKFNNERTQPSVDLANHIIKEKPLKMIDIGCGPGNSTNVLAQRFPDAYILGVDNSPNMIEAAKKNYPNLHFMLCDASKELGSLERDFDVVFSNACIQWIPNHKVLLSNMLGLLKDNGVLAIQTPMNDEEPIHQIIGEVATSDKWRHHFPNPRIFYNLKQGEYYDLLSDIASDFSMWQTTYFHKMKSHHDIMEWYRGTGLRPYLDVLDEADRVAFEKEIYDKLVIAYPKQRNGDIIFRFPRFFFIAIK; encoded by the coding sequence ATGGCTGAATGGGATTCAACACAGTACTTAAAGTTCAACAACGAAAGGACACAGCCGTCTGTTGATTTGGCAAATCATATCATCAAGGAGAAGCCGTTGAAGATGATTGATATCGGTTGCGGGCCGGGCAATAGTACCAATGTGTTGGCACAACGTTTCCCGGATGCATATATCCTTGGCGTGGATAATTCCCCGAATATGATCGAAGCGGCAAAAAAGAACTATCCGAATCTTCATTTCATGTTGTGCGACGCCAGCAAAGAGTTAGGTAGCCTGGAGAGGGACTTTGATGTGGTGTTTTCCAATGCGTGCATACAATGGATTCCCAATCATAAAGTGTTATTGAGCAACATGCTGGGGTTGCTGAAAGATAATGGCGTGCTTGCCATACAAACTCCCATGAATGATGAAGAGCCAATCCATCAGATCATAGGCGAAGTGGCCACAAGCGACAAATGGCGTCACCATTTCCCTAACCCGCGGATATTCTACAACCTGAAGCAGGGTGAATATTATGACCTCTTATCGGATATAGCTTCTGATTTTTCCATGTGGCAAACTACATACTTTCATAAGATGAAATCGCACCATGATATTATGGAATGGTACCGTGGAACCGGATTGCGTCCTTACCTTGATGTGCTGGACGAAGCCGATAGGGTGGCATTTGAAAAGGAGATTTATGATAAGCTTGTCATAGCTTACCCGAAACAGAGAAACGGGGATATTATTTTTCGCTTCCCACGCTTCTTTTTCATTGCCATCAAGTGA
- a CDS encoding S41 family peptidase: MKQTNQQNRMIKRYCILCVIFVCMWNIPSYGQMLTKAQMLADLNFLQGHVNEYCYFVPLLEQRTGVSVNAEFDQLKQTITGPEPIDKFIYTVRTGLNFLNDWHTGIANKWQILMCCTPNYYLSPLSNATVADTLHATYYQRLITDSIYGKVKCGIWIKYLNGKYYNIRSFTYKGIPVQSGEKISAIDGIPINRFINKYRNQMLFPLWDPVHKQWYEESFIYALPEMGMQKFSLTIGNKKINIDCAKPMDNLQKIHAQSHGPKMLLINNDILYIDMPSMFNANWYINEFLHIYISSIKKIIIDIRNNGGGSDGVWQDLLKKIIDKPLKYRYCVGMKHNAILEKAVSSFGTIKVEGSNAILTQDVTLRPDSNSVHFNGKIYVLQNQHVYSAAAALSSVALQERNMVLVGEPIPVIAGYTLPPILFKLPNSGIAFELAFSADLSGGKKNPYMDKVEVPVNLSLKEYLDMIFHNDYHSDDFLRNKDKLIQYVKEH, encoded by the coding sequence ATGAAACAAACAAATCAGCAAAACCGGATGATAAAACGGTACTGCATATTATGCGTCATTTTTGTATGTATGTGGAATATTCCCTCTTATGGGCAAATGCTCACCAAAGCACAAATGCTCGCAGATCTTAACTTTCTTCAGGGGCATGTGAATGAGTATTGCTATTTTGTTCCATTATTGGAACAGCGTACAGGGGTTTCTGTTAATGCAGAATTCGATCAATTGAAGCAGACTATCACAGGACCAGAACCGATAGATAAGTTTATTTACACAGTCCGTACAGGATTGAACTTTCTTAATGACTGGCATACCGGCATAGCAAACAAATGGCAAATCTTAATGTGCTGTACTCCGAATTACTATCTCAGTCCATTAAGTAATGCGACAGTGGCTGATACCTTACATGCAACATACTATCAGCGTTTGATAACAGACAGTATCTATGGAAAGGTAAAATGCGGCATCTGGATAAAATACCTCAATGGTAAATATTACAATATACGATCATTTACATATAAAGGCATTCCCGTACAATCAGGAGAAAAAATTAGTGCTATTGATGGAATACCCATCAACCGTTTTATCAATAAATACCGTAATCAGATGCTTTTCCCATTATGGGATCCTGTTCATAAACAATGGTATGAAGAATCGTTTATATACGCATTACCGGAAATGGGGATGCAAAAGTTTTCACTCACCATCGGGAATAAAAAAATAAACATTGACTGTGCTAAACCTATGGATAACCTGCAGAAAATACATGCACAATCTCATGGCCCTAAAATGTTATTGATAAACAATGATATTCTTTACATTGATATGCCATCGATGTTCAATGCCAATTGGTATATCAATGAATTTCTCCATATATACATATCAAGTATAAAGAAGATTATAATTGATATACGTAACAATGGAGGAGGATCAGATGGAGTATGGCAGGATTTGCTGAAAAAGATCATTGACAAACCCCTGAAATACCGCTATTGTGTAGGTATGAAACATAATGCAATCCTGGAAAAGGCAGTCAGTTCATTTGGCACAATCAAAGTAGAAGGAAGCAATGCCATACTTACGCAAGACGTAACGCTACGACCCGATAGCAATAGCGTACATTTCAATGGGAAAATATATGTGCTGCAAAATCAACATGTCTATTCTGCAGCCGCTGCACTATCCTCTGTAGCGCTACAAGAACGTAATATGGTATTAGTAGGAGAACCAATACCTGTTATTGCCGGATACACACTTCCTCCTATCCTGTTTAAATTACCCAATTCCGGTATTGCTTTTGAGCTGGCCTTTTCTGCTGATCTGAGCGGAGGTAAAAAGAATCCATATATGGATAAAGTAGAAGTTCCCGTCAATCTGAGTCTCAAAGAGTATCTTGATATGATTTTCCATAACGATTATCATAGTGATGACTTCCTCCGAAATAAGGATAAGTTGATACAATATGTAAAAGAGCATTAG
- a CDS encoding DUF5687 family protein has translation MLTLFRIYFLSIKRHPLFEAKLIKKILSLIGICYLFANLVVIGFFLDKTLVTLRPGSSPMDTFSRFFIYLFVMEIILKYFSKASNHVNILPYVTLPIKQKKIFSLLFVKELLSAWNFIWVVILTPFLFKTFYPVHHLSGTCLLLSSFFLISAAISFLIRYTNIVMVQRSFVYGFIPALLVIGLGYAAYYISIQSGLLINIDLVFSKYELYVLAGILLLLLVLYVTFLRSSKHEIYAQLTGKNKQAIPLPFKWIDSFGVNGEIMKLCLKEMMRSQLKRTVLISLLFLFYYLFIYNLNNTHFIGKICFAILPLIMVGASLGELSFSTESTFFDRLITSPQNTPYLILINKYVICLLFAAFCMILSIILYYNKISILFWVSVFFFECGILLFFIFQNAVYNKQRFDILGSLRKISDSNIYSFLSMGFTLLSFGIVLLIDWLVSERAACYFMLITGLIFTLTSPLWLKNIYNRFLARKYQNINGFRNT, from the coding sequence ATGCTAACCCTATTCCGCATTTATTTTTTGTCCATTAAGCGGCATCCCTTATTTGAGGCCAAGCTGATCAAAAAGATTTTATCACTGATAGGCATTTGCTATTTATTCGCCAATCTTGTTGTTATCGGTTTTTTTCTTGACAAAACACTTGTCACATTAAGACCGGGAAGCAGTCCTATGGATACTTTCAGCCGGTTTTTTATCTACTTGTTTGTCATGGAGATTATTCTCAAATATTTCAGCAAGGCCAGCAATCACGTTAATATATTGCCTTATGTGACATTGCCTATCAAACAAAAGAAAATATTTTCTCTCCTGTTTGTTAAAGAATTGCTGTCGGCCTGGAATTTTATTTGGGTAGTAATACTGACTCCTTTCTTGTTTAAAACATTTTATCCTGTCCATCATTTATCGGGCACATGCCTGTTGCTATCTTCTTTTTTCCTGATAAGCGCAGCCATCAGTTTCCTTATCCGTTACACGAATATAGTTATGGTGCAACGATCTTTTGTTTATGGTTTTATTCCAGCCTTATTGGTTATAGGATTAGGATATGCCGCTTACTACATCTCCATTCAATCCGGATTATTAATAAACATCGACCTGGTATTTTCAAAATATGAGCTGTATGTATTGGCAGGCATACTCCTCCTGTTATTGGTCTTGTATGTTACTTTTTTAAGAAGCAGCAAGCATGAAATCTATGCGCAACTTACGGGTAAAAATAAACAAGCCATTCCCCTTCCTTTTAAATGGATTGACAGTTTCGGTGTCAATGGAGAGATTATGAAACTTTGTTTAAAAGAAATGATGCGAAGTCAATTAAAACGAACTGTTTTAATTTCTCTCTTATTTCTATTCTACTATTTATTTATCTACAATCTTAATAATACACATTTCATAGGAAAAATATGTTTTGCAATTTTACCATTAATAATGGTTGGGGCATCTTTGGGTGAATTATCGTTTAGCACCGAATCGACATTCTTTGATAGATTAATCACCTCTCCCCAGAATACACCTTATCTTATCCTGATAAATAAGTATGTGATTTGTCTTCTATTTGCTGCTTTTTGTATGATATTATCTATCATATTGTATTACAATAAAATATCAATATTATTTTGGGTGTCTGTTTTTTTCTTTGAATGTGGAATTCTGTTGTTCTTTATTTTTCAAAATGCTGTGTATAACAAACAGCGGTTTGATATCTTAGGGTCACTTCGAAAAATTTCCGACTCAAATATCTATTCTTTTTTATCTATGGGATTTACTTTGCTATCTTTTGGGATTGTGTTGCTAATAGACTGGCTGGTATCGGAAAGAGCGGCTTGTTATTTCATGCTGATAACAGGGCTGATCTTTACATTAACCAGTCCTTTATGGTTAAAGAATATCTACAACCGCTTTTTAGCCCGCAAATATCAGAATATAAATGGATTTAGAAATACGTAA
- a CDS encoding 4Fe-4S dicluster domain-containing protein: MALIQPELTKELKKYGASDLDACYNCGTCTSVCSLSSEDNSFPREMVRYSVLGLEDDLKSSLKPWLCYYCGQCTTNCPQEAAPGELMMSLRRWLTAKYDWTGLSGLFYKSWPLTVLGFILILAAEIGFAARLHFHIDRIMHYGHYFEMFSILGVFTVILLPNIIRMWYFTILKRKIKAPLKAYYTAISDLFVHMFTQKRSLDCEDNKFRWLEHFVLVLGYLSLLFTTVFLNWFETNNLFINILGYVESIVIFVVTFDFVLSRIKKNKEMNKRSQPSDWFFVIWLFFMGVTAFVVRLFIDLNLIETNSWIYLFHLMILGQWALIIVPFGKWTHFLYRSFGMYFAKIEELAK; the protein is encoded by the coding sequence ATGGCATTGATACAACCGGAACTGACGAAAGAACTCAAAAAATACGGAGCCTCTGATCTGGATGCTTGCTATAATTGTGGAACATGTACCTCCGTCTGTTCCCTCTCTTCTGAGGATAACTCATTTCCCCGCGAAATGGTTCGATACAGTGTGTTAGGGCTTGAAGACGATCTGAAATCGTCACTGAAACCCTGGCTTTGTTACTATTGTGGACAATGTACCACAAACTGCCCGCAGGAAGCTGCTCCCGGCGAACTGATGATGTCACTGCGCCGTTGGTTGACTGCAAAGTATGACTGGACAGGCTTATCGGGACTATTCTATAAATCATGGCCGCTTACCGTACTTGGTTTTATTTTGATCCTTGCTGCTGAGATTGGATTTGCCGCCCGTTTGCATTTCCATATCGACCGCATCATGCATTATGGCCATTATTTCGAGATGTTTTCTATTTTAGGCGTATTTACTGTTATTTTGTTGCCGAATATTATCCGGATGTGGTATTTCACCATTCTCAAACGGAAGATCAAGGCGCCTCTCAAAGCATACTATACAGCGATCTCCGATTTGTTCGTACATATGTTTACGCAAAAGCGTTCATTGGATTGCGAAGACAACAAATTCCGCTGGCTTGAACACTTTGTCCTGGTACTGGGTTATCTAAGCTTGCTTTTCACCACGGTTTTCCTGAATTGGTTTGAAACCAACAATTTGTTTATCAACATTCTGGGCTACGTGGAAAGTATTGTCATCTTTGTGGTGACATTTGATTTCGTGCTGAGCCGTATCAAGAAAAATAAAGAGATGAACAAACGTTCACAACCTTCCGACTGGTTCTTTGTGATCTGGCTCTTCTTTATGGGAGTCACTGCTTTCGTTGTTCGCCTGTTTATCGACCTGAACCTTATCGAAACCAATAGCTGGATTTACCTGTTCCACCTGATGATTCTCGGACAATGGGCATTGATCATTGTTCCTTTCGGGAAATGGACACACTTCCTGTACCGCTCTTTTGGCATGTATTTCGCTAAAATTGAAGAATTGGCCAAGTAG
- a CDS encoding DUF6249 domain-containing protein, with product MMDFITIPLVVGMITLGIYKLFELFVRKRERLIMIEKMSDKLNPPMLEEQTMFAPKFFNNISFGSLKIGCLLIGVGLGLLIGFFITMYAFGSYNLLSVSFMPGDMDWNRINQVKEMSGIVYGASVFIFGGLGLLTAFLLEMRYTAKNKKN from the coding sequence ATGATGGATTTTATTACCATCCCTCTGGTTGTCGGCATGATAACACTGGGAATTTACAAATTATTTGAACTTTTCGTACGGAAAAGAGAACGTCTGATCATGATTGAGAAGATGAGCGATAAACTCAATCCCCCAATGCTTGAAGAACAGACTATGTTTGCACCCAAATTTTTCAACAACATCTCTTTCGGATCATTGAAGATAGGATGCCTGCTCATCGGTGTAGGATTAGGATTGCTGATCGGCTTCTTTATCACCATGTATGCCTTCGGCAGTTACAATTTGCTCTCCGTCAGCTTTATGCCGGGAGACATGGATTGGAACCGCATCAATCAGGTAAAAGAAATGTCAGGCATCGTGTATGGAGCATCCGTATTCATTTTCGGAGGGCTTGGCCTGTTGACTGCCTTCCTCCTGGAAATGAGATACACGGCTAAAAACAAAAAAAATTAA
- the dapF gene encoding diaminopimelate epimerase, with product MKDNFFVKSHGLGNEYLVLDSDAITFELSAQAIRRLCNTNYGLGTDGILLKTNSTKADVGLLIFNPDGSEAEKSGNGIRIFCKYVFDYKIIQTPEFTVETKGGIVHANILETHQGKAKVIRIDIGKAIFQSKLIPTLYDTEEVQDVKARIHGKEFEINCVSVGNPHCVILKETLDAAEIKEFGTYIEHFHMFPNRINTQFVKIINRERAEILIWERGAGFTLASGTSSCAVASVLKKKGLIDSKVTVQMIGGELTVEVDDDFNIRLTGEVRQICEGILNPELLEDIHLPIPK from the coding sequence ATGAAAGATAATTTTTTTGTAAAATCACATGGGCTTGGGAATGAATATCTTGTTTTAGACAGTGATGCAATAACATTCGAGCTGTCGGCTCAGGCTATCCGGAGGCTTTGTAACACCAATTACGGATTGGGCACAGACGGCATCCTGTTAAAAACAAACTCAACCAAAGCAGATGTAGGATTGCTGATTTTCAATCCGGACGGTTCCGAAGCAGAGAAGAGTGGCAATGGTATCCGGATCTTTTGCAAATATGTATTTGATTACAAGATTATTCAAACCCCCGAATTCACGGTAGAGACAAAAGGCGGCATTGTTCACGCCAACATATTGGAAACCCATCAGGGAAAAGCCAAAGTAATCCGTATTGACATTGGAAAAGCCATTTTTCAATCAAAGCTGATCCCCACGCTATACGATACCGAAGAAGTGCAAGATGTAAAAGCCCGGATTCATGGAAAAGAATTTGAAATAAATTGTGTCTCGGTGGGTAATCCCCATTGTGTTATTCTGAAGGAGACACTGGACGCTGCGGAAATAAAAGAGTTCGGAACATATATTGAACATTTTCATATGTTTCCCAATCGCATCAATACACAATTCGTTAAGATCATCAACCGGGAAAGGGCTGAAATATTGATTTGGGAAAGAGGAGCAGGATTTACACTGGCTTCGGGAACATCTTCATGTGCGGTAGCCAGCGTACTGAAAAAGAAAGGACTGATTGATTCGAAAGTCACCGTGCAAATGATCGGAGGAGAACTGACCGTAGAAGTTGATGATGACTTCAATATCCGTTTAACCGGAGAAGTGAGACAGATCTGTGAAGGCATCCTTAATCCGGAACTGTTAGAAGATATACATCTGCCTATCCCAAAATGA
- a CDS encoding pyridoxal phosphate-dependent aminotransferase, with amino-acid sequence MISINPDAEKMTPFIVMEVLERASELEKQGISVIHLEVGEPDFDVPPCVATAATLAQQQGKTHYTHSLGAPDLREAICRFYQKEYGVSVTPDRVLVTSGSSPAILMILMALCNAGDEVIMTNPGYACYRNFVLACRAVPVDVEVRAETGFQYEMDLLRKTITPRTRTLFINSPMNPSGILVEDKVFEALAQLDFPVISDEIYHGLVYNGRARSILEFTDNAFVVNGFSKRFAMTGLRLGYLIAPPQYMRTLQILQQNLFICAPSTAQAAGIAALEQADPDVVRMRTVYDERRVFMIRRLREIGFEIKIEPQGAFYVLADARKFTDDSYHFAFDVLENAHVGITPGVDFGTRGEGFVRFSYANSLENIAEGLERLEKYLHKLKTKE; translated from the coding sequence ATGATTTCCATAAATCCCGATGCCGAAAAGATGACGCCCTTCATCGTAATGGAGGTATTGGAGCGTGCATCCGAACTCGAAAAGCAGGGAATCTCCGTTATCCATCTTGAAGTGGGAGAACCTGACTTTGATGTTCCCCCATGTGTTGCCACTGCAGCCACCCTGGCTCAACAACAAGGTAAAACCCATTATACCCATTCGCTTGGTGCACCTGATTTACGGGAAGCCATCTGCCGGTTTTATCAGAAAGAATATGGCGTTTCCGTTACACCCGATCGCGTGTTGGTTACTTCGGGAAGTTCGCCTGCCATCCTAATGATTCTTATGGCGTTGTGCAATGCCGGCGATGAAGTGATTATGACCAATCCGGGTTATGCCTGTTACCGCAATTTTGTGTTAGCCTGCCGTGCTGTTCCTGTTGATGTGGAGGTGCGTGCCGAAACAGGATTCCAGTATGAGATGGATCTGCTGAGAAAAACGATCACTCCCCGCACACGTACGCTGTTTATCAATTCGCCAATGAATCCTTCGGGTATATTGGTGGAAGATAAAGTATTTGAAGCGTTGGCTCAACTGGATTTCCCTGTTATCTCCGATGAAATTTACCATGGGCTTGTTTACAATGGCCGGGCACGCTCCATTCTTGAGTTTACCGACAATGCCTTTGTGGTGAATGGTTTTTCGAAGCGGTTTGCCATGACCGGGCTTCGGCTCGGATACCTGATTGCTCCGCCGCAATATATGCGTACATTGCAGATTCTGCAACAGAACCTTTTCATTTGTGCTCCTTCCACGGCTCAGGCCGCAGGTATTGCAGCGCTTGAACAAGCTGATCCCGATGTGGTCAGGATGCGGACTGTTTACGATGAAAGAAGAGTGTTTATGATCCGCCGGTTACGGGAGATTGGTTTTGAAATAAAGATCGAACCGCAGGGCGCTTTTTATGTGTTGGCAGATGCCCGGAAGTTTACGGACGATTCCTATCATTTTGCGTTTGATGTACTTGAAAATGCACATGTCGGCATCACTCCAGGCGTTGATTTCGGAACCAGGGGAGAAGGCTTTGTCCGTTTCTCCTATGCCAATTCGCTTGAAAACATTGCCGAAGGACTCGAACGATTGGAAAAATATCTGCATAAGCTGAAGACAAAAGAATAA
- a CDS encoding lysophospholipid acyltransferase family protein, whose product MQRIISIPLSLIAYLLFFFFICLFHPIQYLCLHLFGYEAHKRSVDLLNFCLLQILWVTFTTAKAEFKAQLPEGKPLIFVANHQGLYDIIGIGWFMRKYHPKYVSKVELGKGIPSVSYNLNHGGSVLIDRKDPKQALPALKKMAEYIQANNRSTVIYPEGTRSRDGKPGTFAANGLKILCKYAPDAWVVPVTINNSWKVFRYGGFLLGLGNRLKFTVHPPLAVKEYDFNTLFEKTRDAIVSEIEH is encoded by the coding sequence ATGCAACGAATCATTTCCATCCCGCTTTCATTGATTGCCTACCTTCTCTTCTTTTTCTTTATTTGCCTGTTTCATCCCATCCAGTACCTTTGCCTTCATCTGTTTGGATATGAAGCACACAAACGGAGCGTTGATTTGCTGAATTTCTGCCTGTTGCAAATCCTGTGGGTAACATTTACAACAGCCAAAGCAGAGTTCAAAGCTCAGTTGCCCGAAGGAAAACCCCTTATCTTTGTGGCCAATCACCAGGGATTGTATGATATCATCGGCATAGGTTGGTTTATGCGCAAATACCATCCGAAGTATGTGAGTAAAGTAGAGTTGGGAAAAGGAATCCCCAGTGTTTCGTACAACCTGAATCATGGCGGATCGGTGCTTATCGACCGGAAAGATCCGAAACAGGCTTTGCCGGCTTTGAAGAAAATGGCCGAATACATTCAGGCAAACAATCGTTCGACGGTAATCTATCCCGAAGGCACACGTTCCCGCGATGGAAAGCCAGGCACCTTTGCAGCAAACGGATTGAAGATCTTGTGTAAATATGCTCCGGATGCATGGGTGGTTCCTGTCACCATCAACAATTCATGGAAAGTGTTTCGGTATGGCGGCTTTTTGTTAGGCCTTGGCAACCGGCTCAAATTTACCGTTCATCCGCCCCTTGCAGTAAAGGAATATGATTTCAATACCCTTTTTGAAAAAACCAGGGATGCCATCGTGAGTGAAATTGAACACTGA
- a CDS encoding ABC transporter ATP-binding protein, whose product MIEINKLTKKFGVYTAVNIPELKIEKGEIVGLIGNNGAGKTTTFRLMLDLLEADRGNVLMKGKDVSKDEEWKTYTGSFIDSNFLIDFFTPDEYFGFIGKVYKLKNNEIKERVAMFEKFASGEILNQKKYIRHFSSGNRQKIGIIAAMMIHPEILILDEPFNFLDPSSQIEMKHLLQSLNAQCGTTIILSSHNLNYVSDVSSRILLMERGDIIQDVKNNTPENIAAIFRYFEK is encoded by the coding sequence ATGATAGAAATTAACAAATTAACAAAGAAATTCGGTGTTTACACGGCAGTAAATATCCCGGAATTAAAAATCGAAAAAGGCGAAATAGTAGGACTGATTGGTAATAACGGAGCGGGGAAAACCACGACGTTCCGTTTAATGCTTGATCTGCTGGAAGCCGACAGAGGAAATGTGCTGATGAAAGGGAAGGATGTGTCAAAAGATGAAGAGTGGAAAACCTATACAGGTTCTTTTATCGACAGCAATTTCCTGATCGATTTCTTTACACCGGATGAATACTTCGGCTTTATCGGTAAAGTGTATAAATTGAAAAACAATGAAATAAAAGAGCGGGTGGCAATGTTTGAGAAGTTCGCAAGTGGAGAGATACTGAACCAAAAGAAGTATATCCGTCATTTTTCATCAGGAAACAGGCAGAAAATAGGGATTATAGCCGCTATGATGATACATCCTGAAATCTTAATCCTGGACGAGCCTTTTAATTTCCTCGACCCTTCTTCGCAAATTGAGATGAAACATTTGCTTCAATCGTTGAATGCCCAATGTGGGACAACGATCATACTATCCAGCCATAATTTGAATTATGTAAGCGATGTCTCATCGCGTATTCTTTTAATGGAAAGAGGAGATATCATTCAAGATGTTAAGAACAATACCCCGGAGAATATAGCTGCTATTTTCCGGTATTTTGAAAAATAA
- a CDS encoding RNA polymerase sigma factor, translating into MIDETDYIRRMIDGETRLFSYFLDRYSRPVYSLIIQLVSNHEDAEELTQDTFMKAFRKLDTFKYDCSFSTWLYRIAYNTAISATRKKRMVFPALDEAMLGNIPDETVDAFFENDDEEMLQKLEKAIDYLNPEEKALITLYYLDEKSVGDVASILGLSVDNTKVKLFRVRKKLYGWIKSNDV; encoded by the coding sequence ATGATCGATGAAACAGACTACATACGACGTATGATCGATGGGGAGACCCGGTTGTTTTCCTACTTCCTCGATCGTTATAGCCGGCCTGTTTATTCGTTGATTATCCAGTTGGTTTCCAATCATGAGGATGCCGAAGAGTTGACGCAGGATACCTTTATGAAAGCTTTCAGAAAGCTGGATACTTTTAAATACGATTGCAGCTTTTCAACATGGTTGTACCGCATTGCTTACAACACGGCCATTTCGGCAACACGGAAAAAGAGAATGGTGTTTCCCGCTTTAGATGAAGCAATGCTTGGGAATATTCCCGATGAAACGGTGGATGCCTTTTTTGAAAATGATGACGAAGAGATGCTGCAAAAGCTGGAAAAGGCCATTGACTATCTGAATCCGGAAGAAAAGGCATTGATCACGCTGTATTACCTGGATGAGAAATCGGTTGGCGACGTAGCCTCTATTCTTGGTTTGAGCGTGGATAATACCAAAGTAAAACTGTTTCGCGTGCGGAAGAAATTGTATGGATGGATTAAAAGTAACGATGTATGA